The following DNA comes from Passer domesticus isolate bPasDom1 unplaced genomic scaffold, bPasDom1.hap1 HAP1_SCAFFOLD_63, whole genome shotgun sequence.
ggaagaaagtgacagtgtgccaggctcacatgaaaaaagagaaccaatagaggacaccaggacacttgctgagcctgaggaatattcaggtgagtgcttgctagatgctgtcttgggcaaagagcagcatttctgctgcatccctgcagtgctctccatgggtgaattgcaggtgcccagcacgcagcccgggcctgcagcccggaggagtagatggggcagtgctgctccctggcacacactggcctcttgtgcatgagagcttgatggcatccctcttggtccctgatgctaagacaccagagccagaggaagccatctctgaagacagcatcagatgtcagttctgatccactagcagtgccagtccttgggcatctgaagcacactgtggggttatgcctagtgcagagcacaaacgctgactcttgcattgtctcttctcctaccagggtcatccggtgggcaaaaagccgagactgctggacactgtgacccgagcaagtactacatcctagtagggacagtagcagcctcagctttgcttctgcttggggcagtgtctggctatctagtcatgcatcagctgctgaagagagacaggtgagttattaattgctgccattggcaaggaagtctttgcagcatgcaggagtgCCCAGGtggctcctagcagggctctgaggaaactgtgctccaaattcctatctgtgaggagtcttcttggaaatctgtttctacaggaggagccaggaggacaaagaggcaacaggacaggactgggactcttcctgggaaagctgtggtcagcctagaggtgaagcagagccaggagaaggagcgggaagtggcgagagagcccaaggcaacgggttcagggacagctgccgcctgtttcctgagctctttgcagcagagctcgcccagctgtacaagaacatgagcgcagacccgtcacctctgcccacctgctccttctgtgctctggctgacaacgcctcttcacgggaccactggatttccctggagtcacctcagcccacagcatcctcttggccctcctaccaccaatacctgcaggactactatctcttagaggatgatgattagtgatagtgatagatgattagtgatagtgatagccataaatagtgatagtggtagtgattcttttagtgatagtgatagggacacttgatattagagggtggtggttgttttaatgatagtgatagttaatattagaggatagtgatggttttaatgatagcgttagttactattaggggatagtgatggttttaatgatagcgttacttgatattagaggagggtgattgtattagtgatagtgatagtcataaatagtgatagtggtagtgattcttttagtgctagtgatagggatacttgatattagagggtggtggttgtttcaatgatagtgatagttaatattagaggatagtgatggttttaatgatagcgttatttgatattagaggacagtgattgtattagcgatagtgatagttaatattggaggatggtgattgtttttgtgatagtggtacatttagtgatagtgatacttggtattagcagacaatgattgttttcttgatcttgataaataaatatttttccaaaagcagtaaattcttgcctgctgcggctgtttctgttggggcagaatgcacagagctgggagcagggctggggctgtgacaggagctctgagaagcTTGCACTGCAGtacaggagctgcttgtgccacctcagcctgctttcccagcagtggccgttcacaaagctttcctgcaccagcatggggacacgctggctagcagtgacatgcagaaacttctctgggagctcatttgggatgctgccctgaatcaggaaggtctgggcagagagggaaagatgttctgccagggatggctgtccagcagtgagcacatcaaggagacccgaggtggtgacttaggtggtggcagtccctccctgaagagcttcaagagaggagcatcaaggagcagaaggctggagccgggctgtgtgagaggggaaggaatgtcctatcaatcacaggagccttcttaaaaattagatggataacagtgaatataattataataaaaattacagtcttgtcgcacgcagtatgggaaaaaagcccagagctggaatgcaacagagaacttttgtggaggattttgtgaacagctagctagttgacaaaggtcacactgatataataccgttagttaagcaagaaggagatgaggataggagtcagcagtcaatgtccaaacctggcaagggcactgtgcccttggtgcaacatcaggatgggggagaggatcgctagttagaaatatgaagaaaagatgtggacagctgcaacatagtagccacaagaatgctaaggtaggcgtagttagctgataagtaactaaccaataatgagctcgtcTTTTGCAATACAtattggcctcattaacacAAATATAAATGTaggtgcctatcaataaagttttgagatttgctgatcactcatattgagtgccgcatttcttccgccgattaccacaggcctcaacccactacttttatcccagcaagtacagcgagacaagagcactcctttagatccaatgcattgaattcagcaaagcctccccagccactcccagctgagatgttcaggaatcaaaggaggaagctccaccatgatttcattggcagtaatggggacacgcctctggaagtgctgccagctgagccaggggctgggcctggcgGGGACTcctgtgcccccattgctctctcagggcaaatgccgtgcatgcaacaccaaggaaatgtaacgAACAttgcctcagggatttcatacagacaaaaacgcaaaatggaacaaactttggtttaatgataaagACAGATCatgtctcaacaaagacaaaatgtgaAAAGTTGAAGCATAGATACACCAAACCTcttacatttattgctaaatctaacactactaatacatcttgaATAATACTTATATATCTTAGctaataaacagagagattcCTATCATGTAAACTAAtagaagaataaagaatcctaaaaacttgaaaaacaatcttatttctatctagtccTCTTGacgcctaactcttgctagcctggggcaaatgcagggctaatttggacttttcttcttggggagaggctgtgcatccttgcgtgggcgatgtcttcttctgtgcttgttcctctccttgatggtttcaaactccctggaagacaggaaacaaaccatgcattgttaacttcatacacaccattaagccaagtgccgagatctccctttttggatgaatttccatcttttcaggctgtgacacatTTATAAAGTGATCAGCACTgtgagtctgatctttctggttccaattctttgaaatgtcttcctccttttgcttgatcctaggtttaattggatcagcagcatcaaagcaagctttgatgcatgtgttcctgcttgtatgaactgtgtcttgttggggcatggcaaggtttcactgggaatgctgggtttgaacgaagctgtttgggtttcaagtgggctgtaagcttgagcacgGCTGCCggggcgatcctgcaagtggcctcagcttgccctgtggtgcctttggaaagggtcagcgtgctttaggccaaaggggcagctgggagcagaaggaggaggaggagcttgcgcaccgttggcactgcccgcacagaaaggggcctcccgccggctggggcggctggcgtggttggcagcagggacactccgcgctgccagcccgcttgcggcttctcttcccggtctcccctgtctccttcctgggagggcttttcctcctcttccgtttgcccgcagtctggaaatcaaagaatccttatcagtgcttccttctctcagaaagctggaattcacagcatccaccccaaaaatctattggcctaagcaaattcttccaaacgCCGAAGAGCTGAGAagagggctggatatggcagtgggctgcagCACGTTGCCAACCCAGCACTTGTAGGAAAATACTCCTCTTTACCACAGCTCTAATGGAtgggataaatacgtggctatctctagttctacatgtcttatttctacctctctcCCTAACATCtgtttatctctggttttcctccccacatgtgTAGGGCATGGGTTTAACCTTCAGTCAAattagtgaagacacatgattacccattttctgctacccaaaataatctctctctttccttatcttccacttggaatttttgcagcatttatttttctttccccttgatcagtgctaaaatgaaaGTTTCCCTTCCAAGCTTCAGTTTCTTCAGTGATCCTGTCAAGCATTTTCTCAGAAGCTTTTTTCATGGAATTGAGTGTTAATTTCAGcaattttggtgattttctgtgtgatttctgcAAGTCTCCTGTTCATTAGGGCACCGCTTGGGAtggtagaaagagaaaaaggatgtttctgtatGTCTGTATTCACTAGTGGAATATTCTTGGATAGGgagagtgattagctgcattttacatgtactgctaacctgaaagtgcaacaggtaacttggggagaaatcaaagccagatctctccttctaccagcctgtattcaaatgtaaagtaaatagagcagggtgagaatgttAGTGCTCCATTAGTGCATCCATAGATTCCTGCTATGCCTGGGAACCTGATGCTCGGAGTCTTCCGCGTTTAGGGGAACTGCATTTCAgggaactgcatttcagcaaagagagtccctgtgcacaggcgccaaagggaagagggtcccacggagagtcgGCCGAGGAACGACTCTCACAGCCCATGTGGCTACATGCTGCTCCCCTTTGTTAAGCAACTTTGGCACATTTGTCCTTCTCTAGACACTGTCTCACGCCACTAATGCTTAATGCTCCTTGGTTCAGTAGCTGCATTCACACATGCatgttaattactgattggctgTCACAccataagcatctttagctaaggtgtgccaaattagcAGCTCCCACTTGTGTGTGcttggcatttggtttcatctgggcacaatgctccttcttccttgatGTATCTGTTGGAGGACAGCACATGGTCTGTCTCGTTCTGGGGACAGTACGTGGTCTTCAGAGTAACTGTAAACTGCAGACCGGATTTTCCAATTCTCACAGGAGAATGCCATGGCCTTGTTCAGCCAGGAACCCTTCTACAGTTTGTGGACCCATTTTCTGTATGGCCAGAGGCTTTTCCttgccacaaaaaaaccccaacagaaaaacaaaaaaaccccacaaactttcaaatacaaaaccaaaccaaaacaacgcaaaaacaaacaaacaaacaaacaaaagacccaaaacaaaacaaaaccaccacccAAAATCAACAATAGCAACAatagcaaaaaacccaaacaaacaaacaaacaaacaaacacctaaaaaaccaaaacaaaacaaaa
Coding sequences within:
- the LOC135293026 gene encoding uncharacterized protein LOC135293026, yielding MNDDKVPEEFPEGLPDVPEELLAALHEAPSETDSETVPETLALEESDSVPGSHEKREPIEDTRTLAEPEEYSGSSGGQKAETAGHCDPSKYYILVGTVAASALLLLGAVSGYLVMHQLLKRDRRSQEDKEATGQDWDSSWESCGQPRGEAEPGEGAGSGERAQGNGFRDSCRLFPELFAAELAQLYKNMSADPSPLPTCSFCALADNASSRDHWISLESPQPTASSWPSYHQYLQDYYLLEDDD